From Mediterraneibacter butyricigenes, a single genomic window includes:
- the trpE gene encoding anthranilate synthase component I, with the protein MKYYPTYETVCKFAENPEYRIVPVCTEVYSDLYTPIELLLILKAVSNHCYMLESVEDSKRWGRYSFLGFDPTMEITCRNHQMKIKDADREECFETAHPGEVLKKIMKDYKSPNLDEFPSFTGGLVGYFSYDYIKYAEPVLRLDAKDENHFQDMDLMLFDKVIAIDHFRQKIILIHNIKLQGDLEKSYQDSVAELEKMRTLIQNGKKAEIVPLKLKSGFTPHFSREEYCRMVETAKERIYEGDIFQVVLANRMEAEMEGSILNTYRVLRTTNPSPYMFYFSSDDIEIAGASPETLAKLENGTLYTFPLAGTRKRGATEEEDQKLEEELLKDEKELAEHNMLVDLGRNDIGKISEIGTVEVEKYMEIQKFSHVMHIGSTVHGKIREGKDAVDTVDAILPAGTLSGAPKIKACQIINELEDLKRGIYGGAIGYLDFTGNLDTCIAIRMAYAKNGKVFVCSGAGIVADSIPENEFQECINKAKAVTDALQISGKGEAL; encoded by the coding sequence ATGAAGTATTATCCAACCTATGAAACGGTATGTAAATTTGCAGAGAATCCGGAATACAGGATTGTACCGGTCTGTACGGAAGTTTATTCGGATCTGTATACACCGATTGAACTGCTGTTGATCCTGAAAGCAGTCAGCAATCACTGTTACATGTTAGAAAGTGTAGAGGATTCTAAAAGATGGGGAAGATATAGCTTCCTAGGATTTGATCCGACGATGGAAATTACCTGTCGTAATCATCAGATGAAAATAAAAGATGCAGATAGAGAAGAATGTTTTGAGACGGCGCATCCGGGAGAAGTACTGAAAAAAATCATGAAGGATTATAAAAGTCCGAACTTAGATGAATTTCCTAGTTTTACCGGAGGATTAGTGGGATATTTTTCGTATGACTATATTAAATATGCGGAACCGGTCCTTCGATTAGATGCAAAAGACGAAAATCATTTTCAGGATATGGACCTGATGTTGTTTGATAAAGTTATTGCCATTGATCATTTTCGACAGAAAATCATTCTGATCCACAATATAAAACTTCAGGGGGATCTGGAGAAGTCTTATCAGGATTCCGTGGCAGAACTGGAGAAAATGAGAACCCTGATCCAGAATGGGAAAAAAGCAGAGATTGTTCCTTTAAAACTGAAGAGCGGGTTTACGCCACATTTCTCCCGGGAAGAATATTGCCGGATGGTGGAAACGGCGAAAGAACGGATCTATGAAGGAGACATTTTCCAGGTGGTTCTGGCGAATCGGATGGAAGCGGAGATGGAAGGAAGTATTTTAAATACCTATCGGGTGCTTCGGACGACAAATCCTTCCCCTTATATGTTTTATTTTTCCAGTGATGATATTGAGATTGCCGGGGCGTCACCGGAAACACTGGCAAAACTGGAAAACGGAACTCTATATACATTTCCTCTGGCCGGAACCAGAAAAAGAGGTGCGACAGAAGAAGAGGATCAGAAACTGGAGGAAGAACTTCTGAAGGATGAAAAGGAACTGGCAGAACACAATATGCTGGTAGATCTTGGAAGAAATGATATCGGAAAGATCAGTGAGATCGGAACCGTCGAAGTGGAAAAATATATGGAAATTCAGAAATTTTCCCATGTGATGCATATCGGATCTACGGTACACGGGAAAATTCGGGAAGGGAAGGATGCGGTAGATACCGTGGATGCGATCCTGCCGGCAGGAACTTTATCAGGAGCACCGAAGATCAAGGCATGTCAGATCATCAATGAGTTAGAGGATCTGAAACGTGGAATCTATGGTGGGGCCATCGGATATCTGGATTTCACCGGTAATCTGGACACCTGTATCGCCATTCGGATGGCATACGCGAAGAACGGAAAAGTATTTGTCTGCTCCGGTGCAGGTATTGTGGCAGACAGTATTCCGGAAAATGAATTCCAGGAATGCATCAACAAGGCAAAAGCAGTGACAGATGCTTTGCAGATTTCAGGAAAGGGGGAAGCATTATGA
- a CDS encoding arsenate reductase family protein yields MLFVCYPKCSTCKKAEKWLKDQGVSFELRDIKENNPNAEELKAWHEKSGLPLKRFFNTSGMIYRQMELKDKLDTMSEDEQYDLLATDGMLVKRPLMITEDKVYVGFREKEWQELKMD; encoded by the coding sequence ATGTTATTTGTATGTTATCCAAAATGTTCCACATGTAAAAAAGCAGAGAAATGGTTAAAAGATCAGGGAGTTTCCTTTGAACTCAGAGACATCAAAGAAAACAATCCCAATGCAGAAGAACTGAAAGCATGGCATGAAAAGAGCGGACTTCCGTTAAAACGGTTCTTTAATACCAGTGGGATGATTTACCGGCAGATGGAGTTGAAAGACAAGCTGGATACGATGAGCGAGGATGAACAGTATGATTTGCTGGCGACAGACGGTATGCTTGTGAAAAGACCATTAATGATTACGGAAGATAAGGTGTATGTGGGATTCCGTGAAAAGGAATGGCAGGAGTTGAAAATGGATTAA
- a CDS encoding LysR family transcriptional regulator — protein sequence MELSWLKQFQTAATLNHITRAAEQLYISQPALSKTIHLLEEEFKVPLFDRSGKRVQLNENGKILLKYTNRIFQDLENAHMEIDKLNQQEKNTIVLSTLAASYLLPDILIKFREKYPDIIFSLRQSTSAAKESDYDLQIFSSGEFLYDSNIKCILKEEILLAIPKDHPLASRGQISLFELEDTPFIGLQKGLGLSTIIDHYCNAVGFSPNFVMETDNPSTLRKFIHLGFGVAFLPSVTWNLQTDDIRQIKISDFASYRYLFLKWKKDSHLSKASEQFRDFMIDYFKKYQRGHS from the coding sequence ATGGAACTTTCATGGTTAAAACAATTCCAAACCGCCGCTACTTTGAATCACATTACAAGAGCCGCGGAACAACTGTATATTTCGCAGCCCGCCTTAAGTAAAACCATTCATCTGCTGGAGGAAGAATTCAAAGTACCGCTCTTTGACCGTTCCGGAAAGCGGGTTCAACTCAACGAAAATGGAAAGATCCTGCTGAAGTATACCAATCGGATCTTTCAGGATCTGGAAAATGCACATATGGAAATTGATAAATTAAATCAACAGGAGAAAAATACGATCGTTCTTTCTACCCTGGCAGCCTCTTATCTGCTTCCTGATATTTTGATAAAATTTCGCGAGAAGTATCCTGATATCATCTTTTCCCTGCGTCAGTCTACTTCCGCCGCAAAGGAATCAGACTATGACCTCCAGATTTTTTCATCCGGAGAATTTTTATATGATTCCAATATCAAATGTATCTTAAAAGAAGAAATTCTTCTTGCAATCCCGAAGGACCATCCGCTGGCATCCCGGGGGCAGATTTCTCTGTTTGAACTGGAGGATACTCCATTTATCGGTCTGCAAAAGGGACTGGGGCTCTCCACCATCATCGACCACTACTGCAATGCTGTTGGATTTTCTCCGAATTTTGTAATGGAAACAGATAATCCGTCTACCCTGCGTAAATTTATCCATCTTGGATTCGGCGTGGCGTTTCTTCCATCTGTCACCTGGAACCTGCAAACCGACGATATCCGTCAGATTAAGATTTCTGACTTTGCTTCTTATCGTTATCTGTTTTTAAAATGGAAAAAGGACAGCCACTTAAGTAAGGCCAGCGAACAATTCCGCGACTTTATGATCGATTACTTTAAAAAATATCAGAGAGGCCACTCTTAA
- a CDS encoding diaminopimelate decarboxylase — MKKVPFVTKEQLDEIVKKYPTPFHLYDEKGIRKNVKALKEAFSWNPGYKEYFAVKATPNPFLIQILREYGCGYDCSSYTELMLSDAVGAEAGDIMFSSNDTPAEDFVLADKLGAIINLDDITHIEFLERAIGHIPETISCRYNPGGLFKISNDIMDNPGDAKYGMTTEQMTEAFKTLKAKGAKEFGIHAFLASNTVTNDYYPMLAKVLFEEAVKLKEETGAHIKFINLSGGIGIPYTPDQEPNDIFAIGEGVRKVYEEVLVPAGMGDVAIYTELGRYMLGPYGLLVTRAIHEKHTHKEYIGVDACAANLMRPAIYGAYHHITVMGKEDQPCDHKYDITGSLCENNDKFAIDRMLPKIDIGDLLVIHDAGAHGFSMGYNYNGKLRSAEVLLKEDGSTQLIRRAETPNDYFATFDCFEIGKKLLK; from the coding sequence ATGAAAAAAGTACCATTTGTAACAAAAGAACAACTTGATGAAATTGTAAAGAAATATCCGACTCCGTTCCATCTGTATGATGAAAAGGGAATTCGCAAAAATGTGAAGGCCTTAAAAGAAGCCTTTTCCTGGAATCCGGGATATAAAGAGTATTTTGCGGTAAAGGCAACTCCAAATCCGTTTCTGATCCAAATTTTAAGAGAATACGGATGCGGATATGACTGTTCCTCTTATACAGAGCTTATGCTTTCTGACGCAGTGGGAGCTGAGGCAGGAGATATTATGTTCTCTTCCAACGATACACCGGCAGAAGATTTTGTACTCGCAGACAAATTAGGTGCGATCATCAACCTGGATGATATTACCCATATTGAGTTCCTGGAACGTGCGATCGGTCATATTCCGGAGACCATCAGCTGCCGTTACAATCCGGGTGGACTGTTTAAGATCAGTAATGACATTATGGACAATCCGGGAGATGCAAAGTACGGAATGACCACTGAGCAGATGACAGAAGCCTTTAAGACACTGAAAGCAAAAGGAGCAAAAGAATTCGGAATCCATGCATTCCTTGCAAGTAATACCGTAACCAATGATTATTATCCGATGCTGGCAAAGGTACTCTTTGAGGAAGCTGTAAAATTAAAAGAAGAGACCGGAGCGCATATCAAATTTATCAATCTGTCCGGAGGAATCGGAATTCCGTATACACCGGATCAAGAGCCAAATGATATTTTCGCAATCGGAGAAGGTGTTCGTAAGGTTTATGAAGAAGTTCTGGTTCCAGCCGGAATGGGAGATGTGGCAATCTATACAGAGCTGGGAAGATATATGCTTGGTCCATACGGACTTCTGGTAACTCGTGCTATTCATGAAAAACATACTCATAAAGAATATATCGGTGTAGATGCCTGCGCAGCAAATCTGATGCGTCCTGCAATCTATGGAGCCTATCATCACATTACGGTGATGGGAAAAGAAGACCAGCCATGTGATCATAAATACGACATTACCGGATCTCTGTGCGAAAATAACGATAAGTTTGCCATTGACCGTATGCTTCCGAAGATCGACATCGGGGATCTGCTGGTGATCCATGATGCCGGTGCGCATGGATTTTCCATGGGATATAACTACAACGGAAAACTTCGTTCCGCAGAGGTACTTCTGAAAGAGGACGGAAGTACACAACTGATTCGCCGTGCTGAGACACCAAATGACTATTTCGCGACTTTTGACTGCTTTGAAATCGGAAAGAAATTGTTGAAATAA
- the pyk gene encoding pyruvate kinase — MKKTKIICTMGPNTNDRNIMKALIENGMNVARFNFSHGSHEEQKGRMDLLKELREEAKKPIAILLDTKGPEIRTGILKDHKKVVLTEGQEFTLTTEEIIGDAEKVSITYNGLPQDVKEGSVILIDDGLIELKVEKTNETEIVCSVVNGGELGERKGINVPNVPIRLPAITEKDKADIRFGVEQDIDFIAASFVRNAECILEIRAFLKSLDAPYIPIIAKIENREGIQNLDEIIRAADGIMVARGDLGVEILAEEVPYLQKVMIQKCKDNFKTVITATQMLDSMIRNPRPTRAEVTDVANAVYDGTDAVMLSGETAQGKYPVEALQMMAHIVETTEQHLDYELILQKSGDHLRAGISGAIGYSSVLAAANLNAKCIITPTVSGATARVVSNLKPQQKILGVTPNERTYRRMSIYWGVIPMKSFEVSSTEAICSGAIELAQAKQMVESGDIVVLTAGLPSLNIESPRGGVSNMMRIATVD, encoded by the coding sequence ATGAAAAAAACGAAAATCATCTGTACGATGGGACCCAATACAAATGACAGAAATATTATGAAAGCGCTGATAGAAAATGGAATGAATGTGGCGAGATTTAATTTTTCTCACGGCAGTCATGAGGAGCAGAAAGGCCGGATGGATCTGTTGAAAGAGCTTCGGGAAGAGGCAAAGAAACCAATTGCAATCCTCTTAGACACCAAGGGACCTGAGATCCGTACCGGTATCTTAAAAGACCATAAAAAGGTTGTTCTGACTGAGGGACAGGAATTTACACTGACCACAGAAGAAATCATTGGAGACGCAGAAAAAGTGTCCATTACCTATAATGGCCTTCCGCAAGATGTAAAGGAAGGTTCCGTGATCCTGATCGATGACGGATTGATTGAACTGAAAGTAGAAAAAACAAATGAGACAGAGATTGTCTGTTCTGTGGTAAACGGTGGAGAACTGGGAGAACGAAAGGGAATTAATGTACCGAATGTACCGATCCGTCTTCCTGCCATCACAGAGAAAGATAAAGCAGATATCCGTTTTGGAGTGGAGCAGGACATTGATTTTATCGCGGCATCTTTTGTAAGAAATGCAGAATGTATTCTGGAGATCCGTGCATTTTTAAAATCGTTGGATGCTCCGTATATTCCGATCATTGCTAAAATTGAAAACCGGGAAGGAATCCAGAATCTGGATGAAATTATCCGGGCCGCAGACGGAATTATGGTAGCCAGAGGTGATTTGGGAGTAGAAATCCTGGCAGAAGAGGTTCCATATCTCCAGAAAGTTATGATCCAAAAATGTAAAGATAATTTCAAAACAGTCATTACAGCGACGCAAATGTTGGATTCTATGATCCGCAACCCGCGTCCGACCAGAGCAGAGGTTACGGATGTGGCAAATGCGGTTTACGATGGAACGGATGCAGTGATGCTTTCTGGAGAAACGGCTCAGGGTAAATATCCGGTGGAAGCTCTCCAGATGATGGCTCATATCGTAGAGACAACAGAACAGCATCTGGATTATGAACTGATCCTGCAGAAATCAGGGGATCATCTGAGAGCAGGAATTTCCGGTGCAATCGGCTATTCCTCCGTATTGGCGGCAGCGAATCTGAATGCAAAATGTATTATTACACCAACGGTATCCGGAGCAACCGCACGCGTGGTATCTAATCTAAAGCCACAGCAGAAGATCCTTGGAGTTACGCCAAATGAGAGAACCTACCGCAGAATGTCAATTTACTGGGGTGTGATTCCGATGAAATCATTTGAAGTATCCAGTACAGAAGCAATTTGCAGCGGTGCCATTGAACTGGCACAGGCAAAACAGATGGTAGAATCCGGGGACATTGTAGTCCTGACTGCCGGATTGCCGTCACTTAATATTGAATCACCTCGTGGAGGGGTAAGCAACATGATGAGGATCGCGACGGTAGATTAA